Within Pseudomonadota bacterium, the genomic segment TCTCCATCCACCGCGGTCTGTCCTGCGCAAACAACCTGCCGCGCGGCGCCGACGATGATCTCGGCCTGATTGTACCCAAGCTTGATCGACCATTCCCAGGGGTTCACCGCTGTCCGTTCCATGTCGCAATCTCCTTGAATTCCGGTGCTGAAACGGGTGTAGGATGAAATGGTGCCAGAATTTGTCACCAAATCTGCCCGAGTGCGGCCGTGAGTGTAAGGCTTCGGCATGAGGCCATCGTGCGCACGCTACGCCGAAACGGCAGCTCCACGGTCGATGCCCTGGCTGAAGAGGTCGGCGCGTCGCGCAGAACCGTTTTGCGCGACCTGAGTGCCCTGCGTGATGAAGGGTACATCATCCATTCCGATGTCGG encodes:
- a CDS encoding HTH domain-containing protein, which gives rise to MSVRLRHEAIVRTLRRNGSSTVDALAEEVGASRRTVLRDLSALRDEGYIIHSDVG